In Procambarus clarkii isolate CNS0578487 chromosome 84, FALCON_Pclarkii_2.0, whole genome shotgun sequence, a genomic segment contains:
- the LOC138358551 gene encoding glutamic acid-rich protein-like isoform X1, with translation MLPGSGLSSKNVNNLTELFYLAYMQDNGSSVNKIPTNNIDAQEDINISEAKEKNGEQELKLKKMKKKRRLSEDSTIKVHIQENQKRKIREAKDKNVEQEDKSLKKMKKHRLSQDTTVTAHQCLLTAEASTFIRVPKDHILEGSKTSIILKPSNRKEERNNLKIVKKEDVSVGRGQVMMVQKKITHNLSDSR, from the exons ATGCTACCAGGAAGTGGTCTGTCAAGCAAAAATGTTAATAATCTCACCGAATTGTTTTAtcttg CATACATGCAGGACAATGGATCAAGTGTCAACAAGATACCAACAAATAATATAGATGCCCAAGAAGAtatcaacatcagtgaggcaaaagaaaagaatggggagcaagagcttaagttaaagaaaatgaagaaaaaacGAAGACTGTCCGAAGATTCAACTATTAAAG TTCACATTCAGGAAAATCAAAAGAGGAAGATCAGGGAAGCGAAAGACAAGAATGTAGAGCAAGAGGATAAGTCCTTGAAAAAAATGAAGAAACACCGACTTTCTCAAGATACAACTGTGACAG CACATCAGTGTCTACTTACTGCTGAAGCAAGTACCTTCATCAGGGTTCCCAAAGATCATATCTTAGAAGGGTCGAAGACGTCCATTATTTTGAAGCCATCAAATAGAAAAGAAGAAAGAAATAATTTGAAGATAGTCAAGAAGGAAGATGTATCTGTTGGAAGAGGGCAAGTCATGATGGTTCAGAAGAAAATAACGCACAATTTGTCTGATAGCAGATAA
- the LOC138358551 gene encoding glutamic acid-rich protein-like isoform X2: MQDNGSSVNKIPTNNIDAQEDINISEAKEKNGEQELKLKKMKKKRRLSEDSTIKVHIQENQKRKIREAKDKNVEQEDKSLKKMKKHRLSQDTTVTAHQCLLTAEASTFIRVPKDHILEGSKTSIILKPSNRKEERNNLKIVKKEDVSVGRGQVMMVQKKITHNLSDSR, from the exons ATGCAGGACAATGGATCAAGTGTCAACAAGATACCAACAAATAATATAGATGCCCAAGAAGAtatcaacatcagtgaggcaaaagaaaagaatggggagcaagagcttaagttaaagaaaatgaagaaaaaacGAAGACTGTCCGAAGATTCAACTATTAAAG TTCACATTCAGGAAAATCAAAAGAGGAAGATCAGGGAAGCGAAAGACAAGAATGTAGAGCAAGAGGATAAGTCCTTGAAAAAAATGAAGAAACACCGACTTTCTCAAGATACAACTGTGACAG CACATCAGTGTCTACTTACTGCTGAAGCAAGTACCTTCATCAGGGTTCCCAAAGATCATATCTTAGAAGGGTCGAAGACGTCCATTATTTTGAAGCCATCAAATAGAAAAGAAGAAAGAAATAATTTGAAGATAGTCAAGAAGGAAGATGTATCTGTTGGAAGAGGGCAAGTCATGATGGTTCAGAAGAAAATAACGCACAATTTGTCTGATAGCAGATAA
- the LOC123750289 gene encoding uncharacterized protein isoform X1, which yields MKAEISWEESRSVLFEWEVCRHAVPVEDTKCFKCMIEASIKCEDCHRLFCYHCDMKKHFLNPFHDRFSWASGYYEALPPTVTVDLNGTFTDWRRYDLYLPIFECQECGYSLPADAKMLYDGGYFCSSARKSNTFFSTKLLNNWHFLKRNSPGLSMKSLLIALQALGSRNGRYILQDGCINFEAAKRTFQEWRFMQYELANVQSYNKTVCPACHTNPFAIHIDGNKKLFRYEKVGRGLRESYYSESVFAADNDVTNHLNHIESLKTKVLYGGRWQHGSGLTTGEETEQIFSYMSRYNSTTKNMLKAEREEELSESSFFWNQRKHDSLARVLASRFCKAKEAAELIRKELADLSLDEKQLLIWIAELTNLAQSLNKRSVSQNDVQKGIELVCDSIRTKKSQISGVAVSSKMRSRYRAKIEADRKKLRELIAVYNEDNTEKLSVDIDEEGNFPWYNDTPQPTDNVNLQEKRNAAEKLHMYNRTMKEQNVIQLEMKSYLDFYRKKLEEITQRLDDVQNKSAPPSWIIEEPGKYSIKKSSFQHVTSGLTALLLNMKKFYQIKLFEATNLFSEDREVEYNKFQTDSQDSEDSETDSDNSVVSIESQTDNEEMEETLFPLI from the exons ATGAAGGCTGAAATTTCTTGGGAAGAAAGTCGGTCAGTTCTATTTGAGTGGGAGGTGTGTAGGCACGCTGTTCCAGTTGAAG ACACAAAATGCTTCAAATGTATGATTGAAGccagcatcaaatgtgaagattGTCATCGCCTATTCTGCTACCACTGTGatatgaaaaaacattttttaaaccCATTCCATGATAGGTTTTCCTGGGCCAGTGGATATTATGAAGCATTGCCACCAACTGTGACTGTTGACCTTAATGGGACATTTACTGACTGGC GCAGGTATGACCTTTATCTGCCCATATTTGAGTGTCAAGAGTGTGGATACAGCCTTCCTGCAGATGCTAAGATGTTGTATGATGGTGGATACTTCTGCTCATCAGCCAGGAAAAGTAACACATTCTTCAGCACCAAACTCCTGAACAACTGGCATTTCCTTAAAAGGAACAGTCCAGGTTTATCAATGAAATCCTTGTTAATAGCGCTCCAAGCGCTTGGCTCTCGTAATGGAAGA tatatacttcaggatggttgCATCAACTTTGAAGCTGCTAAAAGAACATTCCAGGAGTGGAGATTTATGCAGTATGAACTTGCAAATGTCCAAAGCTACAATAAGACCGTGTGCCCTGCTTGTCATACTAACCCATTTGCcatacatattgatggcaacaaaaAGTTATTCCGATATGAAAAAGTTGGAAG AGGATTGAGGGAATCATATTATTCAGAGAGTGTCTTTGCTGCTGACAATGATGTGACTAATCACCTTAACCATATAGAGAGcttaaaaacaaag GTCTTGTATGGAGGACGCTGGCAGCATGGAAGTGGTTTGACCACAGGTGAAGAAACCGAGCAAATTTTCAGCTATATGTCGCGgtacaacagtaccaccaaaaacaTGTTGAAAGCCG AGCGTGAAGAAGAACTTAGTGAATCTTCATTTTTTTGGAACCAACGTAAACATGACTCTTTAGCTCGTGTTCTAGCTTCAAGATTTTGTAAG GCAAAAGAAGCTGCAGAGTTAATAAGAAAGGAGTTAGCTGACTTATCTCTTGATGAAAAACAACTTCTCATCTGGATTGCAGAGTTAACCAACTTAGCCCAGAGTTTAAATAAAAG ATCAGTTTCTCAAAATGATGTTCAAAAGGGGATAGAGTTAGTATGTGACTCAATTAGAACCAAGAAATCCCAAATATCCGGTGTAGCAG TTTCAAGCAAAATGAGATCACGATACCGTGCAAAGATTGAAGCAGACAGGAAAAAGTTGAGGGAACTGATAGCGGTCTACAATGAAGACAATACAGAAAAACTTAGTGTGGACATTGATGAAGAGGGCAACTTTCCATGGTATAATGACACTCCTCAACCAACTGATAATG TTAATCTTCAAGAAAAGAGAAATGCTGCAGAAAAGCTGCATATGTACAACAGGACTATGAAAGAACAAAATGTCATTCAACTGGAAATGAAAAGTTACTTGGATTTCTACAGAAAAAAGCTTGAAGAGATAACACAAAGACTAGATGATGTACAAAACAAAAGTGCTCCACCCTCTTGGATAATTGAA GAACCGGGTAAATACTCAATAAAGAAGTCATCATTCCAGCATGTAACCAGTGGACTTACGGCCCTCTTGCTAAATATGAAAAAATTCTATCAAATTAAACTATTTGAGGCAACTAACCTGTTTTCTGAAGACAGGGAAGTAGAGTACAACAAATTTCAAACAGACAGTCAAGATTCCGAGGATTCTGAGACCGACAGTGACAACAGTGTAGTCAGTATTGAGTCACAGACTGACAACGAAGAAATGGAAGAAACACTCTTCCCTTTGATTTGA
- the LOC123750289 gene encoding uncharacterized protein isoform X2 produces the protein MKAEISWEESRSVLFEWEVCRHAVPVEDTKCFKCMIEASIKCEDCHRLFCYHCDMKKHFLNPFHDRFSWASGYYEALPPTVTVDLNGTFTDWRRYDLYLPIFECQECGYSLPADAKMLYDGGYFCSSARKSNTFFSTKLLNNWHFLKRNSPGLSMKSLLIALQALGSRNGRDGCINFEAAKRTFQEWRFMQYELANVQSYNKTVCPACHTNPFAIHIDGNKKLFRYEKVGRGLRESYYSESVFAADNDVTNHLNHIESLKTKVLYGGRWQHGSGLTTGEETEQIFSYMSRYNSTTKNMLKAEREEELSESSFFWNQRKHDSLARVLASRFCKAKEAAELIRKELADLSLDEKQLLIWIAELTNLAQSLNKRSVSQNDVQKGIELVCDSIRTKKSQISGVAVSSKMRSRYRAKIEADRKKLRELIAVYNEDNTEKLSVDIDEEGNFPWYNDTPQPTDNVNLQEKRNAAEKLHMYNRTMKEQNVIQLEMKSYLDFYRKKLEEITQRLDDVQNKSAPPSWIIEEPGKYSIKKSSFQHVTSGLTALLLNMKKFYQIKLFEATNLFSEDREVEYNKFQTDSQDSEDSETDSDNSVVSIESQTDNEEMEETLFPLI, from the exons ATGAAGGCTGAAATTTCTTGGGAAGAAAGTCGGTCAGTTCTATTTGAGTGGGAGGTGTGTAGGCACGCTGTTCCAGTTGAAG ACACAAAATGCTTCAAATGTATGATTGAAGccagcatcaaatgtgaagattGTCATCGCCTATTCTGCTACCACTGTGatatgaaaaaacattttttaaaccCATTCCATGATAGGTTTTCCTGGGCCAGTGGATATTATGAAGCATTGCCACCAACTGTGACTGTTGACCTTAATGGGACATTTACTGACTGGC GCAGGTATGACCTTTATCTGCCCATATTTGAGTGTCAAGAGTGTGGATACAGCCTTCCTGCAGATGCTAAGATGTTGTATGATGGTGGATACTTCTGCTCATCAGCCAGGAAAAGTAACACATTCTTCAGCACCAAACTCCTGAACAACTGGCATTTCCTTAAAAGGAACAGTCCAGGTTTATCAATGAAATCCTTGTTAATAGCGCTCCAAGCGCTTGGCTCTCGTAATGGAAGA gatggttgCATCAACTTTGAAGCTGCTAAAAGAACATTCCAGGAGTGGAGATTTATGCAGTATGAACTTGCAAATGTCCAAAGCTACAATAAGACCGTGTGCCCTGCTTGTCATACTAACCCATTTGCcatacatattgatggcaacaaaaAGTTATTCCGATATGAAAAAGTTGGAAG AGGATTGAGGGAATCATATTATTCAGAGAGTGTCTTTGCTGCTGACAATGATGTGACTAATCACCTTAACCATATAGAGAGcttaaaaacaaag GTCTTGTATGGAGGACGCTGGCAGCATGGAAGTGGTTTGACCACAGGTGAAGAAACCGAGCAAATTTTCAGCTATATGTCGCGgtacaacagtaccaccaaaaacaTGTTGAAAGCCG AGCGTGAAGAAGAACTTAGTGAATCTTCATTTTTTTGGAACCAACGTAAACATGACTCTTTAGCTCGTGTTCTAGCTTCAAGATTTTGTAAG GCAAAAGAAGCTGCAGAGTTAATAAGAAAGGAGTTAGCTGACTTATCTCTTGATGAAAAACAACTTCTCATCTGGATTGCAGAGTTAACCAACTTAGCCCAGAGTTTAAATAAAAG ATCAGTTTCTCAAAATGATGTTCAAAAGGGGATAGAGTTAGTATGTGACTCAATTAGAACCAAGAAATCCCAAATATCCGGTGTAGCAG TTTCAAGCAAAATGAGATCACGATACCGTGCAAAGATTGAAGCAGACAGGAAAAAGTTGAGGGAACTGATAGCGGTCTACAATGAAGACAATACAGAAAAACTTAGTGTGGACATTGATGAAGAGGGCAACTTTCCATGGTATAATGACACTCCTCAACCAACTGATAATG TTAATCTTCAAGAAAAGAGAAATGCTGCAGAAAAGCTGCATATGTACAACAGGACTATGAAAGAACAAAATGTCATTCAACTGGAAATGAAAAGTTACTTGGATTTCTACAGAAAAAAGCTTGAAGAGATAACACAAAGACTAGATGATGTACAAAACAAAAGTGCTCCACCCTCTTGGATAATTGAA GAACCGGGTAAATACTCAATAAAGAAGTCATCATTCCAGCATGTAACCAGTGGACTTACGGCCCTCTTGCTAAATATGAAAAAATTCTATCAAATTAAACTATTTGAGGCAACTAACCTGTTTTCTGAAGACAGGGAAGTAGAGTACAACAAATTTCAAACAGACAGTCAAGATTCCGAGGATTCTGAGACCGACAGTGACAACAGTGTAGTCAGTATTGAGTCACAGACTGACAACGAAGAAATGGAAGAAACACTCTTCCCTTTGATTTGA
- the LOC123750289 gene encoding uncharacterized protein isoform X5 codes for MLYDGGYFCSSARKSNTFFSTKLLNNWHFLKRNSPGLSMKSLLIALQALGSRNGRYILQDGCINFEAAKRTFQEWRFMQYELANVQSYNKTVCPACHTNPFAIHIDGNKKLFRYEKVGRGLRESYYSESVFAADNDVTNHLNHIESLKTKVLYGGRWQHGSGLTTGEETEQIFSYMSRYNSTTKNMLKAEREEELSESSFFWNQRKHDSLARVLASRFCKAKEAAELIRKELADLSLDEKQLLIWIAELTNLAQSLNKRSVSQNDVQKGIELVCDSIRTKKSQISGVAVSSKMRSRYRAKIEADRKKLRELIAVYNEDNTEKLSVDIDEEGNFPWYNDTPQPTDNVNLQEKRNAAEKLHMYNRTMKEQNVIQLEMKSYLDFYRKKLEEITQRLDDVQNKSAPPSWIIEEPGKYSIKKSSFQHVTSGLTALLLNMKKFYQIKLFEATNLFSEDREVEYNKFQTDSQDSEDSETDSDNSVVSIESQTDNEEMEETLFPLI; via the exons ATGTTGTATGATGGTGGATACTTCTGCTCATCAGCCAGGAAAAGTAACACATTCTTCAGCACCAAACTCCTGAACAACTGGCATTTCCTTAAAAGGAACAGTCCAGGTTTATCAATGAAATCCTTGTTAATAGCGCTCCAAGCGCTTGGCTCTCGTAATGGAAGA tatatacttcaggatggttgCATCAACTTTGAAGCTGCTAAAAGAACATTCCAGGAGTGGAGATTTATGCAGTATGAACTTGCAAATGTCCAAAGCTACAATAAGACCGTGTGCCCTGCTTGTCATACTAACCCATTTGCcatacatattgatggcaacaaaaAGTTATTCCGATATGAAAAAGTTGGAAG AGGATTGAGGGAATCATATTATTCAGAGAGTGTCTTTGCTGCTGACAATGATGTGACTAATCACCTTAACCATATAGAGAGcttaaaaacaaag GTCTTGTATGGAGGACGCTGGCAGCATGGAAGTGGTTTGACCACAGGTGAAGAAACCGAGCAAATTTTCAGCTATATGTCGCGgtacaacagtaccaccaaaaacaTGTTGAAAGCCG AGCGTGAAGAAGAACTTAGTGAATCTTCATTTTTTTGGAACCAACGTAAACATGACTCTTTAGCTCGTGTTCTAGCTTCAAGATTTTGTAAG GCAAAAGAAGCTGCAGAGTTAATAAGAAAGGAGTTAGCTGACTTATCTCTTGATGAAAAACAACTTCTCATCTGGATTGCAGAGTTAACCAACTTAGCCCAGAGTTTAAATAAAAG ATCAGTTTCTCAAAATGATGTTCAAAAGGGGATAGAGTTAGTATGTGACTCAATTAGAACCAAGAAATCCCAAATATCCGGTGTAGCAG TTTCAAGCAAAATGAGATCACGATACCGTGCAAAGATTGAAGCAGACAGGAAAAAGTTGAGGGAACTGATAGCGGTCTACAATGAAGACAATACAGAAAAACTTAGTGTGGACATTGATGAAGAGGGCAACTTTCCATGGTATAATGACACTCCTCAACCAACTGATAATG TTAATCTTCAAGAAAAGAGAAATGCTGCAGAAAAGCTGCATATGTACAACAGGACTATGAAAGAACAAAATGTCATTCAACTGGAAATGAAAAGTTACTTGGATTTCTACAGAAAAAAGCTTGAAGAGATAACACAAAGACTAGATGATGTACAAAACAAAAGTGCTCCACCCTCTTGGATAATTGAA GAACCGGGTAAATACTCAATAAAGAAGTCATCATTCCAGCATGTAACCAGTGGACTTACGGCCCTCTTGCTAAATATGAAAAAATTCTATCAAATTAAACTATTTGAGGCAACTAACCTGTTTTCTGAAGACAGGGAAGTAGAGTACAACAAATTTCAAACAGACAGTCAAGATTCCGAGGATTCTGAGACCGACAGTGACAACAGTGTAGTCAGTATTGAGTCACAGACTGACAACGAAGAAATGGAAGAAACACTCTTCCCTTTGATTTGA
- the LOC123750289 gene encoding uncharacterized protein isoform X3 — MIEASIKCEDCHRLFCYHCDMKKHFLNPFHDRFSWASGYYEALPPTVTVDLNGTFTDWRRYDLYLPIFECQECGYSLPADAKMLYDGGYFCSSARKSNTFFSTKLLNNWHFLKRNSPGLSMKSLLIALQALGSRNGRYILQDGCINFEAAKRTFQEWRFMQYELANVQSYNKTVCPACHTNPFAIHIDGNKKLFRYEKVGRGLRESYYSESVFAADNDVTNHLNHIESLKTKVLYGGRWQHGSGLTTGEETEQIFSYMSRYNSTTKNMLKAEREEELSESSFFWNQRKHDSLARVLASRFCKAKEAAELIRKELADLSLDEKQLLIWIAELTNLAQSLNKRSVSQNDVQKGIELVCDSIRTKKSQISGVAVSSKMRSRYRAKIEADRKKLRELIAVYNEDNTEKLSVDIDEEGNFPWYNDTPQPTDNVNLQEKRNAAEKLHMYNRTMKEQNVIQLEMKSYLDFYRKKLEEITQRLDDVQNKSAPPSWIIEEPGKYSIKKSSFQHVTSGLTALLLNMKKFYQIKLFEATNLFSEDREVEYNKFQTDSQDSEDSETDSDNSVVSIESQTDNEEMEETLFPLI; from the exons ATGATTGAAGccagcatcaaatgtgaagattGTCATCGCCTATTCTGCTACCACTGTGatatgaaaaaacattttttaaaccCATTCCATGATAGGTTTTCCTGGGCCAGTGGATATTATGAAGCATTGCCACCAACTGTGACTGTTGACCTTAATGGGACATTTACTGACTGGC GCAGGTATGACCTTTATCTGCCCATATTTGAGTGTCAAGAGTGTGGATACAGCCTTCCTGCAGATGCTAAGATGTTGTATGATGGTGGATACTTCTGCTCATCAGCCAGGAAAAGTAACACATTCTTCAGCACCAAACTCCTGAACAACTGGCATTTCCTTAAAAGGAACAGTCCAGGTTTATCAATGAAATCCTTGTTAATAGCGCTCCAAGCGCTTGGCTCTCGTAATGGAAGA tatatacttcaggatggttgCATCAACTTTGAAGCTGCTAAAAGAACATTCCAGGAGTGGAGATTTATGCAGTATGAACTTGCAAATGTCCAAAGCTACAATAAGACCGTGTGCCCTGCTTGTCATACTAACCCATTTGCcatacatattgatggcaacaaaaAGTTATTCCGATATGAAAAAGTTGGAAG AGGATTGAGGGAATCATATTATTCAGAGAGTGTCTTTGCTGCTGACAATGATGTGACTAATCACCTTAACCATATAGAGAGcttaaaaacaaag GTCTTGTATGGAGGACGCTGGCAGCATGGAAGTGGTTTGACCACAGGTGAAGAAACCGAGCAAATTTTCAGCTATATGTCGCGgtacaacagtaccaccaaaaacaTGTTGAAAGCCG AGCGTGAAGAAGAACTTAGTGAATCTTCATTTTTTTGGAACCAACGTAAACATGACTCTTTAGCTCGTGTTCTAGCTTCAAGATTTTGTAAG GCAAAAGAAGCTGCAGAGTTAATAAGAAAGGAGTTAGCTGACTTATCTCTTGATGAAAAACAACTTCTCATCTGGATTGCAGAGTTAACCAACTTAGCCCAGAGTTTAAATAAAAG ATCAGTTTCTCAAAATGATGTTCAAAAGGGGATAGAGTTAGTATGTGACTCAATTAGAACCAAGAAATCCCAAATATCCGGTGTAGCAG TTTCAAGCAAAATGAGATCACGATACCGTGCAAAGATTGAAGCAGACAGGAAAAAGTTGAGGGAACTGATAGCGGTCTACAATGAAGACAATACAGAAAAACTTAGTGTGGACATTGATGAAGAGGGCAACTTTCCATGGTATAATGACACTCCTCAACCAACTGATAATG TTAATCTTCAAGAAAAGAGAAATGCTGCAGAAAAGCTGCATATGTACAACAGGACTATGAAAGAACAAAATGTCATTCAACTGGAAATGAAAAGTTACTTGGATTTCTACAGAAAAAAGCTTGAAGAGATAACACAAAGACTAGATGATGTACAAAACAAAAGTGCTCCACCCTCTTGGATAATTGAA GAACCGGGTAAATACTCAATAAAGAAGTCATCATTCCAGCATGTAACCAGTGGACTTACGGCCCTCTTGCTAAATATGAAAAAATTCTATCAAATTAAACTATTTGAGGCAACTAACCTGTTTTCTGAAGACAGGGAAGTAGAGTACAACAAATTTCAAACAGACAGTCAAGATTCCGAGGATTCTGAGACCGACAGTGACAACAGTGTAGTCAGTATTGAGTCACAGACTGACAACGAAGAAATGGAAGAAACACTCTTCCCTTTGATTTGA
- the LOC123750289 gene encoding uncharacterized protein isoform X4, translating to MKAEISWEESRSVLFEWEVCRHAVPVEDTKCFKCMIEASIKCEDCHRLFCYHCDMKKHFLNPFHDRFSWASGYYEALPPTVTVDLNGTFTDWRRYDLYLPIFECQECGYSLPADAKMLYDGGYFCSSARKSNTFFSTKLLNNWHFLKRNSPGLSMKSLLIALQALGSRNGRYILQDGCINFEAAKRTFQEWRFMQYELANVQSYNKTVCPACHTNPFAIHIDGNKKLFRYEKVGRGLRESYYSESVFAADNDVTNHLNHIESLKTKVLYGGRWQHGSGLTTGEETEQIFSYMSRYNSTTKNMLKAEREEELSESSFFWNQRKHDSLARVLASRFCKAKEAAELIRKELADLSLDEKQLLIWIAELTNLAQSLNKRSVSQNDVQKGIELVCDSIRTKKSQISGVAVSSKMRSRYRAKIEADRKKLRELIAVYNEDNTEKLSVDIDEEGNFPWYNDTPQPTDNVNLQEKRNAAEKLHMYNRTMKEQNVIQLEMKSYLDFYRKKLEEITQRLDDVQNKSAPPSWIIEVSIRNRVNTQ from the exons ATGAAGGCTGAAATTTCTTGGGAAGAAAGTCGGTCAGTTCTATTTGAGTGGGAGGTGTGTAGGCACGCTGTTCCAGTTGAAG ACACAAAATGCTTCAAATGTATGATTGAAGccagcatcaaatgtgaagattGTCATCGCCTATTCTGCTACCACTGTGatatgaaaaaacattttttaaaccCATTCCATGATAGGTTTTCCTGGGCCAGTGGATATTATGAAGCATTGCCACCAACTGTGACTGTTGACCTTAATGGGACATTTACTGACTGGC GCAGGTATGACCTTTATCTGCCCATATTTGAGTGTCAAGAGTGTGGATACAGCCTTCCTGCAGATGCTAAGATGTTGTATGATGGTGGATACTTCTGCTCATCAGCCAGGAAAAGTAACACATTCTTCAGCACCAAACTCCTGAACAACTGGCATTTCCTTAAAAGGAACAGTCCAGGTTTATCAATGAAATCCTTGTTAATAGCGCTCCAAGCGCTTGGCTCTCGTAATGGAAGA tatatacttcaggatggttgCATCAACTTTGAAGCTGCTAAAAGAACATTCCAGGAGTGGAGATTTATGCAGTATGAACTTGCAAATGTCCAAAGCTACAATAAGACCGTGTGCCCTGCTTGTCATACTAACCCATTTGCcatacatattgatggcaacaaaaAGTTATTCCGATATGAAAAAGTTGGAAG AGGATTGAGGGAATCATATTATTCAGAGAGTGTCTTTGCTGCTGACAATGATGTGACTAATCACCTTAACCATATAGAGAGcttaaaaacaaag GTCTTGTATGGAGGACGCTGGCAGCATGGAAGTGGTTTGACCACAGGTGAAGAAACCGAGCAAATTTTCAGCTATATGTCGCGgtacaacagtaccaccaaaaacaTGTTGAAAGCCG AGCGTGAAGAAGAACTTAGTGAATCTTCATTTTTTTGGAACCAACGTAAACATGACTCTTTAGCTCGTGTTCTAGCTTCAAGATTTTGTAAG GCAAAAGAAGCTGCAGAGTTAATAAGAAAGGAGTTAGCTGACTTATCTCTTGATGAAAAACAACTTCTCATCTGGATTGCAGAGTTAACCAACTTAGCCCAGAGTTTAAATAAAAG ATCAGTTTCTCAAAATGATGTTCAAAAGGGGATAGAGTTAGTATGTGACTCAATTAGAACCAAGAAATCCCAAATATCCGGTGTAGCAG TTTCAAGCAAAATGAGATCACGATACCGTGCAAAGATTGAAGCAGACAGGAAAAAGTTGAGGGAACTGATAGCGGTCTACAATGAAGACAATACAGAAAAACTTAGTGTGGACATTGATGAAGAGGGCAACTTTCCATGGTATAATGACACTCCTCAACCAACTGATAATG TTAATCTTCAAGAAAAGAGAAATGCTGCAGAAAAGCTGCATATGTACAACAGGACTATGAAAGAACAAAATGTCATTCAACTGGAAATGAAAAGTTACTTGGATTTCTACAGAAAAAAGCTTGAAGAGATAACACAAAGACTAGATGATGTACAAAACAAAAGTGCTCCACCCTCTTGGATAATTGAAGTTAGTATCAG GAACCGGGTAAATACTCAATAA